A portion of the Phocoena sinus isolate mPhoSin1 chromosome 9, mPhoSin1.pri, whole genome shotgun sequence genome contains these proteins:
- the MRPS33 gene encoding 28S ribosomal protein S33, mitochondrial → MSSLSEYALRMSRLSARLFGEVARPADSKSMKVVKLFSEQPLAKRKETYDWYPNHNTYFALMGTLRFLGLYRDEHQDFKDEQRRLKKLRGKGKPRKGEGKRAAKRK, encoded by the exons ATGTCGTCACTTTCAGAGTATGCCTTGCGCATGAGTCGTCTGAGTGCCCGGCTGTTTGGTGAAGTTGCCAGGCCTGCTGATTCCAAATCCATGAAAGTGGTGAAGCTGTTCAGTGAGCAGCCTTTGGCCAAGAGGAAGGAGACTTACGACTGGTATCCTAATCACAACACTTATTTTGCACTCATGGGGACACTACGTTTTCTTGGACTCTACAg agATGAGCATCAGGACTTTAAGGATGAGCAGCGGCGTCTGAAGAAGCTTCGTGGAAAGGGGAAaccaaggaaaggagaagggaagagagcagCAAAAAGGAAATAG